The DNA region CGGGGCATCATCCGGGTCCACCAGTTCGACAAGGCGGAGATGTTCTCGTTCTGCCTGCCGGAGGACTCCAACGACGAGCACCTGCGCCTGCTGAGCTACGAGGAGGGCATCTTCCAGGCCCTCGAGATCCCCTACCGGGTGCTGGAGATCTGCGCCGGCGACCTGGCCGACCCCAACTATCGGAAGTTCGACATCGAGGCATGGCTGCCCGGGTCGGAGCGCTGGCTGGAGGTGACCTCGTGCTCCAACGACATCGACTACCAGGCCCGCCGCCTGGCCACCCGGGCCAAACGGGCCGGGGAGTCGGGCACCGACTTGGTGCACACCCTCAACGGGACCGCCCTGGCCATGGGTCGGGCCATCGTGGCCATCCTGGAGAACCACCAGAGCGAGGACGGGACCGTCCAGGTGCCCGCCGCCCTGCAGCCGTACCTGGGGAGAGAGCGGATCGGCTGAGAAACCTGTTGTTCATCAGACCGACGCAGGATCGTAATCCGCCTTCAACGGCCGCGTAACACGCCGCTTCCAAGATGGAGGCATGCCTCGCCTCCTTGCTGATCCCGCCGTCGACCTCCGCCGGGGCGACCGCGTCCAGCGGGCCACCACCGACTTCCCGGTGCTCCACCTGGAGCCCGAGATCCCCACCGGGACCTGGGACGTGGTGGTCGACGGCTTGGTGGCGGAGCCTTTGACCTGGTCGATGGAGGCGGTGCACGCCATGGTCCCCGAGCGCCGGACCTGGGACCTGCACTGCGTGTGGGGCTGGACCCGCCTGGGGTGCTCCTGGGAAGGCATCCCGGCCGGCCGGCTGATCAACGCCGCCCACCCGCTGCCCGAGGGCCGCTTCGTCATGGCGACCGCCGTCGGCGGCCTCTACGCCAGCTGCTTCGCCCTCAGCCGGGCCCGGCGCAGCCTCCTGGCCTGGGCGGTGGACGGGGCCGAGCTCACCGCCGAGCACGGTGGCCCCCTCCGTTTCGTCCCGCCGCCCACCAAGTGGGCTTACAAAGGCGTGAAATGGGTCAGCCGGCTCACCGTCGTCGACTCGTTCACCCCGGGCTTCTGGGAGGCCAAGGTGGGCGACCCGGTGGGCGACATCCCCCGGGATGTGCTGCACCACATCGAGGCCGTCTCGTGGGACGGCCACTAACCCCGTACGACTTGAGGAAAAAGGCCATGCCCGACTTTGCATCGCTCGACGACCGCCTGACCCTGGAGGAGGTGCTGGAGGCCCGGTCGGTCCCCTCCCGGGACTGCCGGGACTGCCCCCAGTTCTCCCGGGATCCGGGAGGGCTGGGCTTCGGCTGGTGCGGCGCCCACAAGGCCTTCGTCAAGCTGTACCACCCGTCTACCGGCGACTGGCACTCGCAGTGCCAGTTCAAGACGCTGCGCCAGGTGCGCGAGGTCCGGCCTTGCCTTTCGGTCACGCCGCCGGACGGGGAGCTGGGCTGATGCCGCCCGATATCCCTGCCGCCAAGCGGGCCGGCCTCCCGGTCGACCTGGACCGGCTCGCCGCCGAGGGCGACGCCTGGATGACCGGGGAGGAGCGCTACGCCCTCAAGATGCACGGCGTGTGCCCCCAGGGCCAGGCTGGGGTGTTCATGGTCCGCATCCGCACCAGCGGGATCGTCGATTCCGACGCCGCCCGTGCGCTGGCCGACCTGGCCGACGACGTGAGCGGGGGCTGGGTCCACCTGACCACCCGCCAGCAGGCCGAGCTGCACCACGTCCCCGCCCGCCTGGTGCCGCCGTCGCTGGAGCGGATCCGGCGCATGGGCCTCTCCAACCAGTCCACGTGCGGCCACACCATGCGGGGGGTGCTGTCGTGCCCGGAGGCGGGCGTCGGGCTGGAGGAGCCATTCGACTGCTACCCGGACGCCCGGGCGACCGCCGACTCGATCATCGCCCGGACCCCCCTCCTGGACACCCAGATGCCGCAGCGGATCAATGTGGCCTTCGGGGGCTGCCCGGCCTGCCGGGAGCATGCTCTGATCAACGATCTGTCGTTCGTCTCGGTGATCGGGCCTGACCAGGGCTCGGGGCCCGAGCTGGGCTACGAGGTGTGGATCGGGGGGTCGCTCGGGAAGACGAACCCCACGCTGTCGGTCAAGGCGATCGACTTCCTCCCCCGCCGCCAGGTGCTGGCCGCCGCGAACGCCCTGTTCGACGTCTTCATCGAGCACAGCGACTTCGACGACCCGCGCAAGGGCCGGCTCAAGTTCCTCATCCGCAAGCTGGGGGCCGAGGCGGTGGTGGAGCTGTTCCTCGCCGCCCTTGCCCGACGCCTGACCGAGAAGTGGCCGGAGCCCCACCCCGTCTCGACGCCGCTGTCGTCGTCCCTGGCCTCGATCTTCAGCCGGGCGCCGGAGGGGGGTTGGGGCAGCGGCGTGCGGCCGCAGCGGACCCCGGGCTGGGCGATGGTGACTGTCAACGTCCCCCTGGGCGACATCGATTCCGCCGACCTGCGGGAGCTGGCGCGGGTGGCGGACAGCTATGCCGACGAGGAGCTCCACATCACCCGCAACCAGAACATCCTGTTCCGCCACGTGCGCATCGAAGAGGTGCCGGTGGTCCGGGAGATCGTCGAGCGGCTGGGCATGGGCCTGGAGGGAACCGACCAGGCCCGGGACGTCCGCTCGTGCACCGGCGGGCCGGTGTGCAGCCTGGCGCTGACCCCCTCGCAGCGCCTCGGCTTCGACCTCCTGGACCACCCGGCGCTGGCCCGCAACTCGGGTCTCCGGGTGCACATCTCGGGCTGCCCCAACGCCTGCGCCCAGCACCAGACCGCCGACCTCGGCTTCTCGGGCGGCAAGGTGACCATCGGGGGGAGCTCGGTGATCGGTTACCAGGTATGGCTGGGCGGCGACCTGCGCACCGGGACCTTCGGCTCGGCCGTCGGGCGGGTGTCGCACCGCGACGTCCCGGCCATCGTCAGCGCCATCGCCGGCATCTGGGAGGCGCTGCGGGAGCGGGGCGAGACCCTGAGCGACACTGTCGCCCGGCTGGGGATCGAGGCCTACCAGGCCCAGATCGAGGCGGTGTTCCGGGGCCGGTGGGAGCCCGGCCCGGAACCGATGCTCCCCGGGCCGGACCTGCCCGTGATCGACCTGCGCGTCCCTGCGGTGGTGGGAGCATGAGCGCCGGGGTGGGGTCGGGCTCGCTGGTCCGGGCCGCCTCGGTGACCGACGTCCCCCCCGGCTGGGTGTTGAAGGTGCGGGTCGACACGACCGAGCTGGCGCTGGCGAACTGCGGCGGCGAGATCATCGCCCTGGAGAACGCCTGCTCGCACGCCGGCGGGCCGCTGGGCGACAACCGGCTGAAGGACGGCTGCCACCTGGAGTGCCCGTGGCACAACTCGGTGTTCGACGCCCGTACCGGCGAGGTGGTCAGGGGTCCGGCCCGCAAGGCGCAGAAGCGGTACCCGGTGACCGTGGAGGACGGGTCGATCTACGTGTCCGTCGAGTAGGCGGGGTTGGGGGTGCGCCCCCGGTAGACTCGACCCCGGAGGGCTCGCGTAACGGCATCGCAGCGGCCTTGAAAGTCGCCGACCGAGAGGTCATCGGGGTTCGAATCCCCGGCCCTCCGCGCACTGGTCGTGCCTTGCCCCCCCCTCCGGCCCCCCGCTACATCGGCCTGCCCCGCCGTCCGAAGCATCGCTGTGGATACTGTGAGTGTTTAGGGGTGCTATAGGGGCCTGAGCACTCACAGACTCTCTCGGTCCATTACCAGACGCCCAATTTGGTCAGGTTGACGTGGCAGTAGACCGACCAGCGCGGCACGGCCGTCGCTGGCGTACTCAATCGGCCGAAGGCGGTCAGCCACGATCGTCACCTACCACGGCGGCGCGAGCCGGCGGCCTGGACGCCGCCGCATCCACGCACAGCGCCCGCAACCCTTGAACCCTCTAGGGCGCGGGAAGCGGGATCGGTCCGGGGTCGTACAATCCAGGGTGGAGGCATCGCCTAGTCAGGTCTATGGCGCGGGATTGCTAATCCCGTTGGGGCGCAAGCCCCTCGCGCGTTCGAATCGCGCTGCCTCCGCGCCATGAGTCGTCGCCATCCGTATTCGCTCGGAAGGGCCCGGCGGAGCCTCTACCGGACCGCGCGCATCCTGGGCGACATCGAGGCGGTCCAGCGCTCGGCGCGGCGGGGATCGGTGGTGCCGATCGCCCGGCGCATGGAACGCAGGGTCGTGCGGCGGGCGGTCGGGAGGTCGCTCCGCCGGATGGGCCTGTAAGGCTTTGGTGCTACCCTCGGGAGCGAGCGCCCTTAGCTCAGTGGATTAGAGCGTGTGGCTACGGACCACAAGGTCGGGGGTTCGAATCCCTCAGGGCGCGCAGTGAACCTCCTCCCATCCGCCGACGATCTCCGGTACATGGATCTGGCCTTGGCTGAGGCGCGCCGGGCGGTGGGACACGACGACGTGCCCGTCGGGGCTGTGGCCGTGGCAGTGGCCTCCGGAGAGGTCGTCGCCTCGGCGCACAACGAGCGAGAGCTGCGGGGGGACCCCACCGCCCACGCCGAGATCCTGGCCCTCCGGGCCGCCGCCGACGCCCTGGGCCGCTGGCGGCTGAACGACATCACGCTGTACGTCACGCTGGAACCGTGCCCGATGTGCGCCGGCGCCATGGTGGCCGCCCGGCTGGGCCGCCTGGTGTACGGGGCCGCCGACGAGCGGTCGGGGGCGGCCTACTCCACCTACAACATCGTCCAGGACCCCCGCCTCAACCACGAGTGCGCGCTCACCACGGGCGTGGCGGCGGAGGCCTGCGCCGAGCTGCTGACCGAGTTCTTCCGGGCGAAGCGGGGGCAGGTGGAGCTTCTGTGAGGCAGCCCCAGCCGGGAGGCGCCCCTCTGCTCCGGGCGGGCCCCAGGTTGCGATAATGGCAGAGGTGGAGTACCGAAGCGGCCGACCGGGCGCGCCTCGAAAGCGCGTGAGCCTTTACGGGCTCCGTGGGTTCGAATCCCACCTCCACCGCAGGAGCAGTTCACTCTGGCAGCGGTTCTGGGGACTTTATGCCGTCTTTTTGACGGAAAAATGTCCCCACAAGTAGGTCCGGGCGCAGTTTGACCCTTCGGGATGTAGCGATGGCGGAGCAGAGCGAGGCGGACCGTAGTACACCTACGCCGTGAATGACGCCGCGGCGGACGTGACCCTGGACCTCGACGGGCACGACGTCACCATCTCGAATCCGGGCAAGGTGTATTTCGCCGAGCGCGGCGAGACCAAGCTCGATCTCGTCGAGTACTACCGGTCGGTACGGGAGCCCATCCTGGCGGCCATGGGCGGCCGGCCGGTGCTGCTCCAGCGCTTCCCCCAGGGGGCGGGCGGGCCCTCCTTCTTCCAGAAACGGGTTCCCGCCACCCGGCCCGACTGGCTCCAGACCGCCGTGGTGAGCACCCCGAACGGAACCACGTCGGACGCCCTGGTGGCCGCCGACCTCGCCCACGTCATCTGGGCGGTAAACCTGGGCTGCCTGGGCTTCCACGTGTGGCCCAGCATGGCTGCCGACCAGCAGCACGCCGACGAGCTGCGCATCGATCTGGACCCGGGCCCGGGCGTGACCTTCGCCATGGTGCGGGAGGCGGCGCTGGTGGTGCGGGACTTCCTGGAGGAGCTCGGCCTCACCGGCTGGCCGAAGACCACCGGCAATCGCGGCATCCACATCTACCTGCGCCTCGAGCCCCGCTGGACCGGCATCGAGGTGCGCGCCGCCGCCGTCGCCCTTGCCCGGGAGCTGGAGCGCCGACGGGGCGACCTGGTGACCTGTGCCTGGTGGAAGGAGGAGCGGGGCACCCGGGTGTTCATCGATTTCAACCAGAACGCGCCCCACAAGACGGTGTTCGGGGCGTGGTGCGTCCGGGCCCGGCCGGGTGCCCAGGTGTCCACGCCGTTCCACTGGGCCGAGTTGGACGAGGCCTTCCACCCCGACCGTTTCACGATGCCGGTGGTGACGCGACGCGTGGCGCGCGACGGGAACCCGTGGGCGGGTATGGGGCGGCAGTCTCTCGAGCCGCTGCTGGTCCTCTCGGAGCGCGACCGGGCCAACGGGCTGCACGACGCCCCGTGGCCCCCGGTCTACCCGAAAATGCCCGACGAGCCCCCGCGCGTGGCGCCCAGCCGGGCCAAGAAGCTCAGCTGAAGATCACGCAGCCCCAGTAGCACACCCCGTAGGCCGCGGCGTTGCCGTCGGACAGATGGTGGTAGCAGCTGTCACCGCACGACATCCAGGCCTGCGACATCATGTTGTGCGGGCCTCCTCCCGTGCTCGCCTGGCCGGGCGCGTCGCCCGCGTGCGGGTTGCGCTTGGCCACGTCCAGCACGCCCTGGATGCCGCTCTGGATGCCGGCGTGGTCGCCATTCTTCAGAGCCGCCAACGAGTCCTCGATGTGCTTGCGCATGGTTTCCTTCTCGTTGGGCGGCAGGGTGGCGGGGATCTTGTTGATGATGTCCTGCTTCCGGGCCACGATCTCGTCAACGGTAAGTGGTGCTTGCTGTGCCATGGTTCCTCTCCTTTCAGTTAGCTTTAGGTGATCTACCCGTATCCCGGCGGTTCATGTCTGTGGCAACATGCAGCCCTCATGGCCCTCACCGTCGTCGGCTCCGTCGCCTTTGACGCCGTCACCACCCCCTTCGGCTCCCGGGAGCGGATGCTGGGCGGCTCGGCGACCCACTTCTCGCTGGCTGCCAGCTTTTTCGCCCCCGTGCGCCTGGTGGGCGTCGTCGGCGACGACTTCGGCGACGAGCACATCGCCGTCCTGACCGCCCGGGGTGTCAACCTCGACGACCTCGAGCGGGTGCCGGGCAAGACGTTCTTCTGGGAGGGCGTCTACGGCGACGACCTGAACACGGTCGACACGCTGGCCACCGACCTCAACGTCTTCGCCGATTTCTCCCCCAAGCTGTCGCCGGGCAGCCGGGAGGCGGGGACGCTGTTCCTGGGCAACATCCACCCCGGCCTGCAGGCGGCGGTGCGGGCCGAGTCGGGAGCGGGCCTCGTGGGCCTGGACTCCATGAAGCTCTGGATCGATACCCAACGCGACGAGCTGCTGGAGGTGGCGAGCCGGGTGGATGCGTTGCTGCTCAACGATTCCGAGGTCCGGGCCCTCACCGGCGAACCGAACACGGTGCGCGCCGCCGCCCGCCTGCGGGAAGTAGGGCCGCGCTTCGTCGTGGTCAAGCGTGGGGAGTATGGGGCGGCGCTGTTCTCGGACGAGGGGTTCTTCGGGATGCCCGGCTACCCGCTGGAGACCGTCCTCGACCCGACCGGGGCGGGCGACAGCTTTGCCGGCGGGTTCTTCGGCTACCTGGCGGGCCAGGCCGGGGAGCTGTCGGCCACCGAGTTGCGCCGGGCGATGGCCGTGGGCTCGGTTATGGCGTCGTTCAACGTGGAGGGCTTCGGCACCGAGCGGGTGCAGGCCTTGACCGAGGCGGAGATCCGGCAGCGGTTCGACGATTTCAAAGCCATGATGAGCGTCGAGGCCCTGGAGCTGTGGTCCGCCCTCAGGTAGCCGCCCTCACGTAATCCTGTCCTGCATCTCCCAGGCATGGTCCAGCACGTGCCAGGCGATGCGGCGGGCCGTCTGGCGGGGGGGCCACATCTTCTCGGCCGGAGGACCACCCGCGTGCGGGACGGCAATGGCGCCCACCAGGAGGTCACGCTCGGCGCGGATCGCCCCCCAGTCCCGGAGCGCCGGCTGCTGCACCCGGAGACCCAGTTTGCGGGCGTACACGACTTCGGCCCCCAGCACATGGCCCAGCATCGTGTCCCGGTTGCGGCCGCCCCCCCGGGGACCCGGGCGCAGCTCCTCGGGAGCGGTGGCGGCAACGGCGTCGAGGGTGTCCCAGGCGGCGTGCAGCAGGGCGGCGAACCGGGCCGCGTCGGCAGAAGACATCGGCCGGAGGTCGGACGGGCGCCGCGCGCTGGGAGCGCCGAAATCGGTCGTCGAGTCACCCGGGGCTTCCTCGACCACCGTGAAGCCGGCCTCGGGCAGGGCGAGCCCGGCGCGGGTGGCCACCGGCGCGTAGCGTGCCACGTACTCGCCCAGCGCCTCGACGGCGAGATCGGCGGTCCGCCCCGCCCGGCACCATCCCGGCCAGTCGATGGCGGCCGCGAAGACCTTCTTGGTCCCCAGCTCCAGGCCCACCTCGATCATGCCCGAGTCACCCCCTTCACCGCGGCGTCAGCCCCCATCAGGGCCCCCTCCCAGGGCCCCCTCCGGCTCCGGGGCGCCGGTGCCCGGCCCTGGGGCTGGTGGGGATCGGGCCGGGGCTTGACCGGCGGCACCTTCCGCTCGATCGGCTCGGGTCCCAGCGTGATGGGCTCGCCGTGATGGCTGACCGCAAGCTCGGCCCCTTCCTCCAGCACGTAGCGGGCCACCTCGGAGGTCACCTCGACCCGGATCAGCCGCCCGCGGTAGGTGAGCCGGAAGGCGAGCTTCTCCAAGGCACCGGGCAGCCGGGGGGCGAAGCTGAGCTGGCCATCGTGGTCGCGCATCCCGCCGAAGCCGCACACCGACGCCAGCCAGACGCCCGCCAGCGAGGCCATGTGGACGCCGTCAGAGACGTTGCTCTCCAGGTCGTGCAGGTCCATCAGCCCGGCCTCGCCCATGTAGTCGTATGCCAGGTCGAGGTGGCCGACCTCGGCGGCGACGATCGCCTGGGTGCACGCCGACAGCGAGGAGTCCCGTACGGTGAGCGCCTCGTAGTACTCGAAGTTGCGGGCCTTCTCGTCGTCGGTGAAGCAGTCGCCCCGGAGATCGAGGGCGAGCACCAGGTCGGCCTGCTTGCACACCTGCTTCCGGTACAGATCGAAGTACGGGAAGCTGAGCATGAGCGGGTACTGCTCGGGCTCGGTGCCGGCGAAGTCCCACACCTGGTAGTGCGTGAAGCCCTCGGCCTGCGGGTGAACGTTGAGGGCCTCGTCGAAGGGCACGAACATGGCCCCGGCGGCATCCCGCCAGCTCGCCGCCTCCTCGGCGTCGGCGCCCAGGGCGGCGGCCTCGTTCGGGAAGCGCTCGACCGCGTCGGCGGCCGCCCGCAGGTTCCGTTCGGCCATGAGGTTGGTGTAGACGTTGTTGTCCCCCAGGGCGCTGTACTCGTCGGGGCCGGTGACGCCGTCGATGCGGAAGCGGCCCTCGAGGTCGTGGTGGCCCAGTCCCCGCCACAGCCGGGCGGTCTCCACCAGGATCTCCAGTCCCGGGCCCCGCCCGAATTCCTTGTCCTCGCTGGCCGACTGGTAGCGCACGACGGCATCGGCGATGTCGGCGTTGATGTGGAACGCCGCCGTACCCGCCGGCCAGTAGCCCGAGCACTCCTCGCCGCCGATGGTCCGCCAGGGGAAGGCCGCCCCGCTGAGGCCCAGGACCTTGGCCCGGTCCCGGGCCTTGGGCAGGGTCGAATGGCGCCAGGCGAGAGCGTCCCGGACCGCCTGGGGGGCGGTGTACGTCAGGGCACGGAGCACGAAGG from Actinomycetota bacterium includes:
- a CDS encoding nitrite/sulfite reductase, which codes for MPPDIPAAKRAGLPVDLDRLAAEGDAWMTGEERYALKMHGVCPQGQAGVFMVRIRTSGIVDSDAARALADLADDVSGGWVHLTTRQQAELHHVPARLVPPSLERIRRMGLSNQSTCGHTMRGVLSCPEAGVGLEEPFDCYPDARATADSIIARTPLLDTQMPQRINVAFGGCPACREHALINDLSFVSVIGPDQGSGPELGYEVWIGGSLGKTNPTLSVKAIDFLPRRQVLAAANALFDVFIEHSDFDDPRKGRLKFLIRKLGAEAVVELFLAALARRLTEKWPEPHPVSTPLSSSLASIFSRAPEGGWGSGVRPQRTPGWAMVTVNVPLGDIDSADLRELARVADSYADEELHITRNQNILFRHVRIEEVPVVREIVERLGMGLEGTDQARDVRSCTGGPVCSLALTPSQRLGFDLLDHPALARNSGLRVHISGCPNACAQHQTADLGFSGGKVTIGGSSVIGYQVWLGGDLRTGTFGSAVGRVSHRDVPAIVSAIAGIWEALRERGETLSDTVARLGIEAYQAQIEAVFRGRWEPGPEPMLPGPDLPVIDLRVPAVVGA
- a CDS encoding molybdopterin-dependent oxidoreductase, translating into MPRLLADPAVDLRRGDRVQRATTDFPVLHLEPEIPTGTWDVVVDGLVAEPLTWSMEAVHAMVPERRTWDLHCVWGWTRLGCSWEGIPAGRLINAAHPLPEGRFVMATAVGGLYASCFALSRARRSLLAWAVDGAELTAEHGGPLRFVPPPTKWAYKGVKWVSRLTVVDSFTPGFWEAKVGDPVGDIPRDVLHHIEAVSWDGH
- the tadA gene encoding tRNA adenosine(34) deaminase TadA, coding for MNLLPSADDLRYMDLALAEARRAVGHDDVPVGAVAVAVASGEVVASAHNERELRGDPTAHAEILALRAAADALGRWRLNDITLYVTLEPCPMCAGAMVAARLGRLVYGAADERSGAAYSTYNIVQDPRLNHECALTTGVAAEACAELLTEFFRAKRGQVELL
- a CDS encoding PfkB family carbohydrate kinase encodes the protein MALTVVGSVAFDAVTTPFGSRERMLGGSATHFSLAASFFAPVRLVGVVGDDFGDEHIAVLTARGVNLDDLERVPGKTFFWEGVYGDDLNTVDTLATDLNVFADFSPKLSPGSREAGTLFLGNIHPGLQAAVRAESGAGLVGLDSMKLWIDTQRDELLEVASRVDALLLNDSEVRALTGEPNTVRAAARLREVGPRFVVVKRGEYGAALFSDEGFFGMPGYPLETVLDPTGAGDSFAGGFFGYLAGQAGELSATELRRAMAVGSVMASFNVEGFGTERVQALTEAEIRQRFDDFKAMMSVEALELWSALR
- the ligD gene encoding non-homologous end-joining DNA ligase, which translates into the protein MNDAAADVTLDLDGHDVTISNPGKVYFAERGETKLDLVEYYRSVREPILAAMGGRPVLLQRFPQGAGGPSFFQKRVPATRPDWLQTAVVSTPNGTTSDALVAADLAHVIWAVNLGCLGFHVWPSMAADQQHADELRIDLDPGPGVTFAMVREAALVVRDFLEELGLTGWPKTTGNRGIHIYLRLEPRWTGIEVRAAAVALARELERRRGDLVTCAWWKEERGTRVFIDFNQNAPHKTVFGAWCVRARPGAQVSTPFHWAELDEAFHPDRFTMPVVTRRVARDGNPWAGMGRQSLEPLLVLSERDRANGLHDAPWPPVYPKMPDEPPRVAPSRAKKLS
- a CDS encoding Rieske (2Fe-2S) protein, whose product is MSAGVGSGSLVRAASVTDVPPGWVLKVRVDTTELALANCGGEIIALENACSHAGGPLGDNRLKDGCHLECPWHNSVFDARTGEVVRGPARKAQKRYPVTVEDGSIYVSVE
- a CDS encoding glycosyl hydrolase family 65 protein; this encodes MIIHPWFPTEPWGLTETALDMSVLGQTESVFALSNGHIGLRGNLDEGEPHALPGSYLNSFFESRLMPYPEGGYGYPEAGQTVVNVTDGKVIRLLVDDEPLDVRYGRLISHRRALDFRTGLLTRELEWESPADRRIRVRSQRLVSLTQRSVAAFVYEVEPVDGRADVVVQSELVANEPVATAARDPRAAAALTAPLVSELHVAREGRAVLVHSTRASRLRVAAAMDHVVSGAETSEMRCESSEDLARLTVATDVEPGNPLRIVKFLSYGWSSERAVPALRDQAEAALASARRRGWEGLAKEQADFLAAFWARADVEIEGDAELQQAVRFALFHVLQAGARGEHRAIPAKGLTGPGYDGHAFWDSESFVLRALTYTAPQAVRDALAWRHSTLPKARDRAKVLGLSGAAFPWRTIGGEECSGYWPAGTAAFHINADIADAVVRYQSASEDKEFGRGPGLEILVETARLWRGLGHHDLEGRFRIDGVTGPDEYSALGDNNVYTNLMAERNLRAAADAVERFPNEAAALGADAEEAASWRDAAGAMFVPFDEALNVHPQAEGFTHYQVWDFAGTEPEQYPLMLSFPYFDLYRKQVCKQADLVLALDLRGDCFTDDEKARNFEYYEALTVRDSSLSACTQAIVAAEVGHLDLAYDYMGEAGLMDLHDLESNVSDGVHMASLAGVWLASVCGFGGMRDHDGQLSFAPRLPGALEKLAFRLTYRGRLIRVEVTSEVARYVLEEGAELAVSHHGEPITLGPEPIERKVPPVKPRPDPHQPQGRAPAPRSRRGPWEGALMGADAAVKGVTRA